Proteins from one Leptonema illini DSM 21528 genomic window:
- a CDS encoding CBS domain-containing protein: MKPITISELMTPNPITIDPEARAIDQLEIYQKNRIHHLPVKEKGEIIGMLSRKDLDHFISITRMLTTENYDLRVRDIMTTPIFSYYEDVGIDQAAGAMVDNNIHAILVVAKSDDAVVGILTSTDLLKYLSRSKQYRME, from the coding sequence ATGAAGCCCATTACGATATCTGAACTGATGACTCCGAATCCGATCACCATCGATCCGGAGGCCAGGGCTATCGACCAGCTTGAAATCTACCAGAAGAATCGCATCCATCATCTTCCCGTAAAAGAGAAGGGCGAGATTATCGGGATGCTTTCGCGCAAAGACCTCGACCATTTTATCAGCATCACGCGCATGCTGACGACCGAAAACTACGATCTGCGAGTGCGCGATATCATGACGACGCCTATCTTCTCTTACTACGAAGACGTCGGCATCGATCAGGCGGCCGGCGCCATGGTCGACAACAACATTCACGCCATCCTTGTGGTAGCGAAGTCCGATGATGCCGTAGTCGGCATCCTCACATCGACGGATCTTTTAAAGTATCTTTCGCGAAGCAAGCAATACCGCATGGAATAA
- a CDS encoding WG repeat-containing protein — MDQMLARRFLHASPIRFLSSLFLCLILPVAVVAAPESDLFPFRDGSDCIYYNRQGDEKIRLKCSAGFVASNLSDSSLPDFIREAMGEFAEGLAPVRLPDGRWRYIDASGKTILPASGEGYEDADRFSEGLARVRLNGRYGYIDRSGRMVIPARFVRSGRFVNGMTFAQCDTGVYNYGYIDRTGKQALPCKYQDAFNFTADGLARARMWDLYGYIDRRGTAVLNFAYKFGGNFDGGLSYILKDEGFAFIDSKGKRHINIPQFDLVGDFSGELAPVRRTANLRWGYIDRSGRLVVPAVFFEAFTHFRGLALVQGPESYTSADSIKENPAPVAPGKLAWYYIDAKGRRLFPR, encoded by the coding sequence ATGGATCAAATGTTGGCCAGACGCTTCCTGCATGCAAGTCCGATTCGCTTTTTATCGAGCCTGTTCCTCTGTCTGATACTACCGGTTGCGGTCGTTGCCGCTCCGGAATCCGACCTCTTTCCTTTTCGCGACGGGTCGGATTGCATTTATTATAATCGCCAGGGCGACGAGAAGATCCGACTGAAGTGCTCGGCCGGTTTTGTGGCGAGCAACCTTTCAGATTCCAGCCTGCCGGACTTCATCAGAGAGGCCATGGGCGAATTCGCCGAGGGCCTGGCACCGGTTCGCCTACCTGACGGCAGATGGCGCTATATTGACGCATCGGGAAAGACGATCCTGCCCGCATCGGGAGAAGGTTATGAAGACGCCGATCGTTTCTCTGAAGGCCTTGCGCGTGTGCGTTTAAATGGCAGATACGGCTATATCGACCGAAGCGGTCGCATGGTAATTCCGGCTCGTTTTGTGCGCTCCGGCCGCTTCGTCAATGGAATGACGTTCGCCCAGTGCGATACGGGCGTGTATAACTATGGCTATATCGATCGCACGGGCAAGCAGGCGCTGCCATGCAAGTATCAGGATGCCTTTAATTTTACGGCCGACGGCCTGGCCCGTGCCCGCATGTGGGATCTGTACGGCTACATCGACCGACGCGGCACGGCTGTGCTTAACTTCGCCTACAAGTTTGGCGGCAACTTTGACGGAGGCCTGTCATATATCTTAAAAGACGAGGGTTTTGCCTTCATTGACAGTAAAGGAAAAAGGCATATTAACATCCCGCAGTTTGATCTGGTCGGCGATTTCAGCGGCGAGCTTGCTCCGGTCAGAAGAACGGCGAATCTGCGCTGGGGATATATCGACCGCAGCGGACGCCTCGTCGTACCGGCCGTCTTCTTCGAGGCCTTCACGCATTTCAGAGGACTGGCGCTTGTTCAGGGTCCTGAGAGTTATACATCGGCCGATTCTATCAAAGAGAATCCGGCTCCCGTCGCACCCGGGAAGCTTGCCTGGTACTATATCGACGCAAAAGGCCGACGGCTTTTTCCGCGTTGA
- a CDS encoding NUDIX domain-containing protein: MTAKNGKEKDAQFAGIDIGGAKKGFHLCLINEQGAVTDLVRLKTPESVSRYLQERKPSCIAIDGPARSMRTTARTREAERQIRTLDYRLQWTPQTGGRAQEWMQQSEYLWTVLRRDFPQIPICETFPTAIQDRVLTEEVQLPLAMLQSRLLREHTKDFFDAILAATAARRIHRKEAEVFGVNDEIGSIYLPADPFRDYTLTLIVAGEQILLGRKKRGLGEGYWNGFGGKVEVDETIAAAAAREILEEVGLRVKARDLIPAGLLFFTFADPNVRPIRGTVFRAENFSGEPAESDEMAPQWFDISAIPYDRMWGDDVFWFPLMIEKRPFVASFHVGVDNAIERRTLVETEAAFAAVQRGKSRRPFASI, translated from the coding sequence ATGACTGCGAAAAACGGGAAAGAAAAGGACGCACAGTTTGCCGGCATTGATATCGGCGGCGCTAAAAAGGGCTTTCATCTCTGTCTGATCAACGAACAGGGCGCCGTCACCGATCTTGTCAGGTTGAAAACGCCCGAATCCGTTTCGCGCTATCTACAAGAGCGAAAGCCCTCCTGCATTGCGATAGACGGGCCTGCGCGCTCCATGCGCACGACGGCGAGGACGCGAGAAGCCGAACGACAGATCCGCACGCTTGATTACCGCCTGCAATGGACGCCGCAAACGGGCGGGCGGGCTCAGGAGTGGATGCAACAGTCCGAGTATCTCTGGACGGTGCTGCGGCGGGACTTTCCACAGATCCCAATCTGTGAAACGTTTCCCACCGCCATTCAGGACAGGGTGCTGACAGAAGAGGTGCAGCTTCCGCTCGCAATGCTACAGAGCCGCCTGCTTCGCGAACATACGAAAGATTTCTTTGATGCCATACTGGCGGCTACGGCGGCCCGGCGCATCCACCGCAAAGAAGCCGAAGTCTTCGGCGTGAACGATGAAATCGGTTCCATCTATCTGCCCGCCGATCCTTTTCGGGATTATACGCTGACGCTGATCGTTGCCGGCGAGCAAATTCTGCTCGGGCGCAAGAAGCGCGGACTCGGTGAAGGCTACTGGAACGGATTCGGCGGCAAGGTGGAGGTCGATGAAACGATTGCGGCCGCCGCTGCACGCGAGATCCTCGAAGAGGTGGGCCTCAGAGTGAAGGCCCGCGATCTCATTCCAGCAGGGCTGCTTTTCTTTACGTTTGCCGATCCGAATGTCAGGCCGATTCGCGGCACGGTCTTTCGCGCCGAAAACTTTTCAGGTGAACCGGCGGAATCCGACGAGATGGCGCCGCAATGGTTCGATATAAGCGCGATCCCCTATGATCGCATGTGGGGCGACGACGTCTTCTGGTTTCCGTTGATGATTGAAAAGCGCCCGTTCGTCGCATCCTTTCATGTCGGTGTGGATAACGCCATCGAGCGCCGCACGCTTGTCGAGACCGAGGCCGCCTTTGCCGCCGTTCAACGCGGAAAAAGCCGTCGGCCTTTTGCGTCGATATAG